The window GTTATGCCAAGCAGCTGCTGGCCGACCCGGAGACGCAGGTCGAGGTGCCCGGGCTCGGCGACCGCGGGCCGCGGATGCTCAGCAAGCAGGCGCTGGCGGGCGTGATCGAGCCGCGGGTGGAAGAGATCTTCTCCCTGGTGCAGCAGGTCGTGCGCGAGTCGGGCTACGAGGAGGTGCTGTCTTCCGGCGTGGTGCTGACCGGCGGCAGCGCGGTGATGCCCGGCATGGTCGAGCTCGGCGAGGACATCTTCCTGAAGCCGGTGCGGCGCGGCATTCCGAAGTATTCGAGCGCGTTGTCGGACATGGTCGCGCAGCCGCGCGCCGCGACCGTGATGGGCCTGCTCGAGGAGGCCCGCTATGCGCGGCTGCGCGGCTTCAAGGTCGCGCAGAAGAACGGCTCCGTGAAGACTGCATTCGGCCGGTTCAAGGACTTCATCGTGGGGAACTTCTGACGATGAACAGCACACCACTTTGGCTCGCACGGGGCAGTCCCCCTCGGCATTTCAACGAACGATGGCGGCGCACCGGACCGCCCAAGGAGCGCAGACGGTGACCCTCAAAACAACCCATTCGTACAAACAAGGCAACTGCAATATCAAGGAGTCAGAAATGGCCATCGAAATGATCGAGATCGAAGAGTTCAACCAAGGCACGCAGATCAAGGTGATCGGCGTGGGAGGCGGCGGCGGCAATGCGGTCGCCCACATGATCGAGCGCCGCGTGCAGGGCGTCGAGTTCATCTGCGCCAACACCGACGCGCAGGCGCTCCAGCGCAGCAACGCGCACAAGACCATCCAGCTCGGCACCAATGGACTGGGCGCGGGCAGCAAGCCCGAGAAGGGGCGCGACGCGGCCGAGGCGGCGGTGGACGACATCCGTGGCGCGATCAACGGCGCGCACATGCTGTTCATCACCGCCGGCATGGGCGGCGGCACCGGCACCGGCGCCGCGCCGGTGATCGCGCGCGTGGCCAAGGAGATGGGCATCCTCACCGTCGGCGTCGTGACCAAGCCCTTCGACTGGGAAGGCGGGCGCCGCATGACCAATGCCGACAGCGGCCTGACCGAGCTGGAGGCAAACGTCGACTCGCTGATCGTGGTGCTCAACGAGAAGCTGCTCGACGTGCTCGGCGAGGACGTCACGCAGGACGAGGCCTTCGCGCACGCGAACGACGTGCTGAAGAACGCCGTCGGCGGCATCTCGGAAATCATCAACGAGTACGGCGGCGTGAACGTCGACTTCGAAGACGTGCGCACCGTGATGGGCGAGCCCGGCAAGGCCATGATGGGCACGGCCGCGGCTTCGGGACCGGACCGCGCGCGTATCGCGGCCGAGCAGGCCGTGGCCTGCCCGCTGCTCGAGGGCATCGACCTGTCGGGTGCCAAGGGCGTGCTGGTGCTGGTGACGGCATCGAAGAACTCGCTCAAGCTGAGCGAATCGAAGCTGGCGATGACCACCATCCGCGCCTTCGCTGCGGAAGACGCGCACGTGATCTATGGCGCCGCTTACGACGAGAGCCTGGGTGACGAGATGCGCGTCACCGTGGTTGCCACCGGCCTGTCGCGCCAGGACGCGCGCCGCCAGGCGCCGACGCTGGAAGTGATCCGCACCGGCACGGACAACATCCCTTTCGGGGTGCCGACGCTCGGCGGCACGATGCAGGGGCAGCCCGGCCAGCCCAACTACGACGGCATGGCCGTGCCCAGCGTGTGGCGCACCAACCGCACGATGGCTGCGGCCAAGGTGGATGCGCTGTCGACGGGTGGCATGGATGACATCGAGATCCCCGCGTTCCTGCGTCGCCAGGCAGACTGAGCGAAATGGCAGCTATCGTGGACATAGCGAGGCGCACGGCGCGCCGGATGCCTCGCGCTCCTAAAATTGCTGCCGTGCTCCAGCAACGAACCCTCAAATCGATCACCCGCGCCGTTGGCATGGGCCTGCACAGCGGCCAGCGGGTCGAGCTGACGCTCAGGCCGGCGCCGGCCGATGCCGGCATCGTGTTCCGCCGCGTCGACCTGCCCGAACCGGTCGAGATCCCGATGCGGGCCGAGTCCGTGACCGATACGCGGCTGGCGTCGACCGTGTCCGCCAAGGGTGCCAAGGTGCAGACGGTCGAACACCTGATGTCGGCTTGCGCGGGACTGGGCATCGACAACCTGCTGATCGACATCACGGCCGACGAGGTGCCGATCCTCGACGGTTCCGCCTCGTCTTTCGTCTTCCTGCTGCAGAGCGCCGGCATCGAGCTGCAGAACGCGCCGCGCCGCTTCATTCGCGTGACCCGGCCTGTCGAGGTGCGCGAGGGCGAGGGGCATGAGCTCAAGTGGGCGCGCCTCGTTCCCTACCACGGCTACAAGCTGAGCTTCGAGATCGACTTCGACCACCGCGTCGTCAACGCGAGCGGGCAGCGCTTCGAGTTCGACCTGGGGTCGGGCTCCTACAGCCGCGACATCGCGCGCGCCCGCACCTTCGGCTTCACGAAGGAGGTCGAATACATGCGCTCCAGGGGCTTGGCGCTGGGCGGCGGGCTCGACAACGCGATCGTGATGGACGACACCAAGGTGCTCAATTCCGGCGGGCTGCGCTACGACGACGAGTTCGTCAAGCACAAGATCCTGGACGCCATGGGCGACCTCTACGTCATCGGCCGCCCACTGCTGGCCGCCTACAGCGCGTTCCGCTCCGGCCATGCGCTCAACAACAGGCTGTTGCGCGAACTGCTTGCCCAGCCGGACGCCTACGAAATCGTCAGCTTCGACGACCAGCGGCAGGCGCCAGCCGGCTTCGCCGAAGTGGCGCGGGCCTGGTAGGCCCCCGCCAGACACGATGCTGCTGTTCCGCTGGGCCATCCTGCTGCTGCTGCTGGTGGCCGGCGCTTCCTTCGCCTTCTATGCCGGCACCGGCCAACCCAAGTACAGGCGGTTCGGCTGGATCGTGCTCAAGTGGACGCTGCTGGCGGCCCTGGGCTTCTTCGCGGTCCTGATCGCCGAGCGCGTGGCCTAGCCGCCGGCCCGGAAGCTCAGCCTGTAGAGCCCGACGTCGACCCGTCCCGCGCGGAATCCGGCTTCGCAGTAGCAGAGGTAGTACTCCCAGAGCCTGCGAAAGGACGCGTCGAAACCCAGCTTCTCGATGGCAGGCCAGGCACGCAGGAAGCGCTCCCGCCAGTCGACCAGCGTGGCCGCGTAGCTCTCGCCGAAGGACAGCGCCTTTTCGATCACCATGCCCGCGCGCCGTGCATGCGCGTGCAGCGCAGCCTCCGGCGGCAGCATTCCGCCAGGAAAAATGAAGCGCTGGATGAAGTCCGCAGCTTCTCGGTAGCGATCGAAGTGCGCGTCCGCGATGGTGATGACCTGCAGCACCGCAACGCCGCCGGGCTTCAACCGGCGGCGGAGGGTGTCGAAGTACAGCGGCCAATAGCCTTCGCCGACGGCTTCGAGCATCTCGATGGAGACGATGCGGTCGAACTGCCCGCCGACGTCGCGGTAGTCCTGCAGGCGCAGATCCAGGCGGCTCGACAGGCCCTCCTCGACAGCGCGTTGACGCGCGTGCGCCAGCTGCTGCGAGGACAGCGTCAAACCCGTCACGCGCGCGCGATGGCGCTTTGCCATCGCCACGGCCAGCGCGCCCCAGCCGCAGCCGATCTCCAGCACGGTGGCATCGGCTTCGAGCGCGAGCAGATCCAGGATGCGGTCGAGCTTGGCCGCCTGTGCGGCTTCGAGCGACTCGTCCCCGCGGGCATAGAGGCCGCTCGAGTAAACCAGTTCCGGGTCGAGCCACTGCGCGTAGAAGTCGTTGCCGAGGTCGTAGTGAAAGGCGATGTTCTCGCGGCTGCCCCGGCGCGTGTTGCGCCTTGCGAGATGACGCAACCGGTGCAGCCGGCGTGCCGGCAGGGCCGCCTCGAACGAACCTGCCCAACTCGGCTCGTTGCACAGGCCCGAAGCCAGCAGCGCGGCCAGGTCCGGGCTCGACCAGTCGCCATCCCGGTAGGAGCACGCCAGGCCGATGTCGCCCTGCAGCAGCAGGCGCAGCAGCGGGCGCCAGCGGTGCAGCACGACCGAGGCGTGCGGGCCGGCCTCGGCACCGCGGCCCTCGAGGCGTTCGCCGTCGGGCAGCTCGATGGAAAGCGTGCCGTATTGCAGGCCGCCCAGCAGGCGGGCCACCAGGTGGCGCAATGGACGGGTGGCCAGGGCTGACAGGGGCGCGACGCAGGGCTTGGCCGCCGCCATCGCGTCGAGCAGGCCAGAAGGGTCTTGCGGCGTGGGAGATGAAGTGCTCATGGATGCTTGTCGTTGACGACGGTCACCGCCCGTTCGGGCGCGGCTGGACGTCGGTGCAGCCGAAGGCCCTTGGTCCAGAGGCGCAAGGCCTCCCAATGGATGGCTGTGATCACCTTCAGCGTGAGCAGCGGACAGGCGACGAAGGCGCGCAGCAATTGCCGGTCGTCGAGCGTGCGCCGCCGTGCGTCGAAGCAAGCCGTGAGCACCGGCCCCTCGCCGTCGCTGGCGGTGATGGCGATGCGCAGCCGTTCGTCGTCCTCCTGCGGCGCCGCGATGCCGAAGCGGTAGTGCATGTCCAGCGCGAGGAAGGGCGAGACGTGGAAGCGCTTCGCGCAGTGCTGGGTGAGCTCGCCTGCCGGGCGCTGCGCCTCGTCGACCGCGATGAGATAGCTGTGCCGTTCGCCGAAGGTGCTGTTGACCTCGTAGAGGATGGCCTGAAGGCCGCCGTCCGGGTGGTGGCAAAAGTAGACGCTCAAGGGGTTGAAGGCGTAGCCCAGGATGCGAGGCATGGCCAGCAGGCGGATGGCGCCGCCGGCAACGAGTCCCGCGGCCTGGAGCTGATGTTCGACGTAGGGGCGCAAGCCCTGATCGCCGCCGGCGCCGTGGTCGCGCTGGTGGAGGCTGAAGAGGTTGAAGCGGTCGAGAGAAAAGAACCGCAGCCGGTGCGCCAGCTGAGGCAGCTCGTCGAGATCCAGCAGCAGCGAGAACACCCGATAGCGCAGGCGATGCACCACCGGCCGCAGCCGCCGGTGCACGACGCTGCCGCTGTAGAGGGCGGAGTGCTCGCTCATGAAGCACGGGCCAGCGCGGCATGCCGGTGGATGCGGCCCGACTCGTCGGCGACCCTCCAGGGCCGGCGCACGTCGCCCAGTGCCTCGGCGACGGCGAGTCCGGCCTGCAGCCCGTCTTCGTGGAAGCCCGCGCCGAAGTAGGCACCGCAGAACCACACGCCGCGCCGGCCCTGGAGCGACCAGAGCTCGCGCTGGGCCCGAATCGCGGCGGCGTCGAAGAGAGGGTGCTCGTAGACCTCGGTGTGGAAGACCTGTTCCGGCTCGTCCCTGGGATTCAGCGTGAGGAACAAGGCAGAGGCGCCTGGCAGCTGCTGCAGGCGGTTCATCCAGTAGCTCACGCGAGGTGCTTCCTCGACCCCTCGCGCACCGGTGTAGTTCCAGCTCGACCAGAGCTTCCGTCGCAGCGGCATGACCGAGGAGTCGCCATGGAGCACGGCGTGATTGCGCGTGTACCTGAAGGCGCCGAGCAGCCTGCGCTCCTTGGCGTCGGCGTCGGCGAGCAGGCGCAGGGCCTGGTCGGCATGGGTCGCGATCACGACCTGGTCGAAGCGCTCGGGCGTCGGCCGGTCCGCCGTGTGCACGAGCACGCCGCCCGCGCCGGCCTGCACCTGGACCGCCGCGCTGCCCAGCCGCAAGCGCCGCCCCAGCCCCTTGGTCAAGCGCTCGACATAGCGCCGGCTGCCGCCGCGCACGGTGCGCCACGCGGGGCGCTGGCCCAGCGCCAGCAGTTGGTGGTTTTCGCAGAAGCGCACGAAGGCCTCGGTGGGGTACTCGCCGATGCGCGCTGGCGAGGTGGACCAGATGGCGGCCGCCATCGGATAGAGATGGTCCTCGCGAAAGGCGCGCCCGTAACCGTGCAGGTCGAGGTAGGCGTCCAGGGGCATCAGGCCGACCGACCCTGCATCCGCCGGCGCTTGCCGATAGAAGCGCACCACCTCGCGCAGCATCGACCAGAAGCGCGGGCTGAGCAGGTTCCGGCGTTGTGCGAACAGGCTGCGCAAGTTCGTGCCGGCGTATTCCAGGGCGCCGCCATCCAGGCTCACCGCGAACGACATGTCGGTGGGATCGGTCTCCACGCCGAGATGCGCGAACAGCGCGCTCAAGTTCGGGTAGGCCGGCTCGTTGTAGACGATGAAGCCGGTATCGACCGCGACGGCGCCTTGGCCGGGAAGCTCGACCGTGTTGCTGTGGCCGCCCGGCCGCCCATCGGCCTCGAACACCGTCACCTGGTGCCGCTTCCCCAGCAGCCACGCGGCCGAAAGGCCGGAGATGCCGCTGCCGATGACGGCGATGTCGAGCACGGGGCCGTCCGGCCCCATGGGCGGTGGCGCATGCCGTTCGGTGCCGTTCGCGGGGCGCATGGCGTGGGGGGTCGGGGGGTGGTTTCGGTTTTTCACGCTCAGGTTGTACGTGCCCACGGCGCTTTTGGATCTGATTGGCACGAAACGCTGTGATCTAATGCCGCGCGCAACGCGTAAGACCCGCATGCGCATCGCCCCACAGCCAGAGACAACCGCTTCCGGACCCGCCGGGCTGCGAGCACCCTGGCTGTCGATCGTGACCAAGGAAGAGCGGCGAGGATCCGTGCCGACCCCCGAGGAACTCAACGCACTGTTCAGAGCTGTGGCGCTCGCCGGCGACCGGCAGGCGTTCGCGGCCCTGTTCAAGCACTTCGCGCCGCGCGTCAAGGCCTACCTGATGCTGTGCGGCACCGGCGAAGCCGTGGCCGAAGAGTTGACGCAGGAGACCATGGTCAGCCTTTGGCGCAAGGCAGCCCTGTTCGACCCGGACAGGGCGGGGCTGTCTACCTGGATCTTCGCCATCGCCCGCAACCTGCGGGTGGACCACCTCCGCCGCGCGGGGAACCGCACGGTCGCTGATGAGGACGACCAGGCCAGCCAGATTCCCGATCCCTTGCCAGCGCTCGACGAGCAGGTGCTCGCCAGGCAGCGCGAGTCGCGCGTTCGCGCGGCGATGTCCCGCCTGTCGCAAGACCAGGCCCACATCCTGCGGTTGTCCTTCTTCGAGGAGCATCCCCATGCCCGTATCGCGGAGGAACTCGGGCTCCCGCTGGGCACGGTCAAGTCGCGCGTGCGCCTTGCGGTGAGCCACCTGCGCCGTCTGCTCGAGGGGCTCGAACCATGATCCGCCATCATCTGCCCGACGATCTGCTGCTGTCGATGGCGGCCGGCACCTTGTCCGCGGGCCCCGCCCTGGTCGTGGCCAGCCACCTCGAGACGTGCGCCGAATGCCGCGGCCGGCTGCACTCGCTCGAGATCGCCGGCGGCGTGATGCTGGAGGCGTTGGTGCCCGAGACGCTTTCTTCCCAGGCGCTGGCGAAGACCCTGGCGGCCATCGACGCCCCGCCGCGTCCTGTGCGCGCGCGGGTCATTGCGCCGCGCCCGCGACCTCCGCTGCCGGCCGGCATGGCCTGGCCGCGCGCGTTGGAAACCTGCAGCGCGACGCCCTGGCGCTGGCTCGGCCCGGGCATGCGCTGGAGCCGGTTGATGCTGCCGGCCGATCCGAAGGCCAAGCTGTTCCTGCTGCGCATCGGCGCGGGCATGAGCCTGGCACCGCACACGCACAGCGATTGCGAGCTCACGCAAGTGCTGCATGGCGCTTTCCATGATGGCCGCGACCTGTTCGGTGCGGGGGACTTCGATGCTGCCGACGACACCGTGCACCATCAGCCGATGGTGCAGAGCGACGGCGACTGCATCTGCCTGGCCTCGGTCGAGGGTCGCATGCGCTTCGACAGCCGGCTGGCGCGAACGCTGGCCGCGCTGATCGGCATGTAGAGGCCTCCTGGCTCAGCGGCCCGGGCCGCCGAAAGCCAGCACCGCCCGGCATCCCGCCGCTGCAGCCGCTGCCGTGACGAAGGCACCCCAAGCCAGATCGATCAAGGTGAGTCGCCAAGGCCAGTCCTTCAGCGTGGCCTGGTTGGTGAAGTCGTAGGTGGCATAGGCGAACAGGCCGAGCAGGGCGCCTCGGCCGAGCGCCGATGTCCACGATCGGGCCTCCACCGCCGGTACGATGGCAAAGATCACGATGCCGGCGACATACAGCGCGTAGAAGGTCACGGCTGCCTTGATGTCCATGTCCGCCCGCATGAGATGGCCGATCGCAGGCCGGTACAGGCGGTTGGCCATGGTGGCCAGCCAGGAGGCGTCGATCGCCAGGAACACGAGGGCCGAGGCGGCATAGGCGGTGAGGAACTGGCGAATGGACATGAAGACTCCTGGACCGAGGGGCCGACGCGGCCCCACGGCTTTCTACGCGCGGGAGGCGGCCGCAGATCACGCAGGGCGCCGACTCGGTCGTGCGCGTGCGGGTTTCACGGACGCCTCCTGCGGGGCGGCGCCGGTATGAAGGCACTCGTGCGCGCCATGTAGTCGCGGTAGGCGGGCCTGCGTTCCCCAATGTCCTTTTCGAGCAGGCGCACGCCGGAGACCTTGAGCAGCAGCCCTGTCATCAACAGCGGCGAGACCGCGCTCCACAGGCCTTGGAGTCCCGAGGCGCCAAGGGCCACCAGCCAGAGACCCCACCACACGCAGGCTTCGCCGAAGTAGTTGGGATGCCGGGTGTAGCGCCACAGCCCCCGGTCCATGACTTCGCCGCGGTGTGCGGGATCAGCCTTGAAGCGCGCGAGCTGTGCGTCGCCGATGGCTTCGAACGCAATGCCGAAAGCGGCCAGGGAAGCGCCCACGGCGTCGATCCAGCCGAGCGGGCGCGTGGAGCCGGCTGCGGCCAGGAAAGGGGCCGACACGACCCAGGCGAGAAGGGCCTGCAGTCCGAACACCAGGTACAGGCTCTTCCAGCCGAAGCCCGGCTCGTTGCGATGCCGCATTTCGCGGTAGCGCCGGTCTTCTCCCTGCCCCCAGTTGCGCCAGCCAAGGTAGATGCCGAGCCGCAGGGCCCATGCCAACCCGAGGGTCGCCATGAGCCACGCCCGCGGGTCTCTGTCTGGAGCGACTCCGAGGTAGAGCAGCGCCGGGCCCACGATCAGGAAGGGCCAGGCCCGGTCGGCCAGGCTCGCATCGCAACGCACGAGGCTGGCGAGCCATGTGAGGAGGGACAGGCCCGATGCGAGCGCCAAGCCGGCGAGTGCGAGCAGCAGCGGCGCAGTCATTGCAGGGATATACGCCGTGGCGCGCAGTTCGGATTGCTCGTCGAACGTTGCTGCAAGGAGCGCCGTGGCCTCAGCGCGTTCGGCCTCCCCGGTACGCGCTGAGGGTGCCGCGCGTCAGCACGGCGGCGTGGCCGATACGTGCCATCGAGCTGCCGACGTGCGCATGGGTGATCGCGATGCCCAGTGCGTCGGCGGCATCGCTGCCCGGCACGCCAGGCAGTTGCAGCAGCCGCCGCACCATCTCCTGCACCTGCGGCTTGGCGGCGCGCCCATGGCCGGCAACCGCCTGCTTCATCTGCAGCGCCGTGTACTCCGCGACGGGCAGGGCGTTCGTCACCAGTGCGGTGATGCAGGCGCCCCGCGCCTGGCCGAGCAGCAGGGTCGATTGCGGATTGACGTTGACGAACACGATCTCCACCGCTGCCGCATCGGGCCGGTAGGTCGCCACGATCTCGCCGATGCCGTCGTACAGGATCTTGAGCCGCGCCGGCAGTTCGCCCTTGAGCACGCTGCGGGTGCTGATGGTGCCGCTGGCCACGTAGCGCAGCGCATGGCCGTCCATGTCCACCACGCCGAAGCCGGTGGTCTGCAGTCCGGGGTCGATGCCGAGAATGCGCATGCCAGCCCTAGGCGTCGAAGTACCAGCGCACCGAATGGAAGAACACCGGCGCTGCGAAGCACAGCGCATCGACGCGGTCCAGCAGGCCATTGGCGCCGGTCACGCCGATGCCGCGCCCGCCCCAGCTGGGAATGCCGCGGTCGCGCTTGAGTGCCTTCATCACCAGGTGGCCCATCGACCCGGCCACGCAGGCGAGCAGCGACACGGCGAGCGCCTGGCCGAAGCGGAAGGGCGTGATGAAGGAGAACATCGCGCCGACCAGGCTCGCGATCGCCATGCCGATGGCCCAGCTGCGCCAGTTGAAACTGCTGCTCACGTGCGGCGCGACCGGCGCGTCCCTGAAAAGCCAGTCGCTGGCCCGCCTCAGGATGCCTCGGGGCGCCTCGTCGACGTCCGTGCTGCCCGGCACGCTGCTGCGACGCGCGATCAGGTGCTGCACAACCACGCAGGTCTGCACCACGAAGACCAGGAAGAAAACCAGGAAGGCGCTCTTGCCCTCGTAGCCCGGGAAGGAGAGCAGCAGCAGCGCCGGCACGTGGCTCATGCCGTAGACGCACACCATGATGCCCCACTGCAGCTTCGCGTTGCGCTCGAGGAATTGATTCGGATCGTCCGCCAGCGCGCTGACCACGGGGATGGCGAGGAAGACGTAGACCGGGATGAACACGGTGAACAGGTCGAAGCGCGCAGTCGCGACCAGCCAGAACTGGATCGGCAGCACCACGAAGAAGGCGAGGATCAGGCTGCGGTGGTCGCCGCGCCGCGTAGGCGACAGCGTGATGAACTCGCGCAGCGCCAGGAAGGAGATCAGGGCGAACAGCACCGTGGCCACCGTTTCGCCCAGCGCCCAGCCGATCCAGAAGATCACCGCCATGAACCAGGTGGTTCCCAGCAGCCGTCGGAAGTGCGCCAGCTCGCGCTGCCAGCGCTCGTCGCGCCTGGGATTGCGCCGCTCGCGGAAGGTCAGCAGGAAGGCGGCGATGCTCACGACGACGAGCAGGCCGAAGACGATGAAGAACAGCGCCGCGACCTGGTGGGTGGGCGAGAGCTGGCGGAGGTATTCGTTCATGCGGTCGGCTGGCCTACACGTACCGCAATGCAATCACGGCTTCGCGCGCACGGTCGAGAAAGGGGCGGCGCTCTTCGCTCTGCTCGAGGCGGATCGGCTCGCCGAAGGTGACCGAGCAGAGGATCGGCACCGGCACCACCTCGCCCTTGGGCATCACGCGCTGCACGTTGTCGATCCAGGCCGGGATGAGCACCGCATCGGGAAACATCTGCGCCAGCGTGTAGAGGCCCGATTTGAACTTCTGCGGCTCGCCGGTGTGGCCGCGGGTGCCCTCGGGAAAGATGATGATCGAGTCGCCGCTTCGCAGTGCGTCGATCAGCGGCTGCAGCGGCACCAGGGCTTCGGCGCTGTCCGGCTGCGGCGTGGGCGCCAGTTCAGCTGGCGCCGATTCCAGCGGCAGTTGTCGCTGCATTCCTTCGGCCGGCCCGGCGGCGATCGGCATCGCCTCTTCGAACACGGGCTCGATGCGCTCGCGGGGCACCGCGACAGGCGCGGGCGGCGGCACCGGCGCGCTGCCGCCGCGTTCCACGTAGATGGCGTTGAACACCTCCGTGGTGATCCAGCGCTTGAAGGGTGTCGTGGCCCAGTAGTCGCGCGCCGCGATCGGCCGCGTGATGCTGCGCAGCTCCTCAGGCAGCGCGGCCCAGATCATCACCAGGTCGAGATGGCTCTGGTGATTGGCGAAGTAGATGCGCTGCTCGGCCTTGGGCGGACAGCCCCACCAGCGCGCCTGGGCACCGGTGAGGAGCCGGATCAAGACCAGCAGCACCCACCCCGTGAACTTTGCAAGCATGGCGGCGATGATACGGGCGGCGGATGCACGTTTTTCTCCGCTATGATTCGCATCCTTCAAACGCGGGAATAGCTCAGTTGGTAGAGCGCAACCTTGCCAAGGTTGAGGTCGAGAGTTCGAGACTCTTTTCCCGCTCCAAAATTCGATCCATGGGATTCCAGAGAATTCCATGACTCGTTGAAAGCAGGGCCTTATGGCCCTGTTTTGCCGCACTGGCCAGCTGCGGCGAGCGCGGTGCCAGCGGGCGCATAGCGCTGTCACCCCGAAGGTGAGCGTGACCGAAGCTGCCAGGCGCAGTGCTCATGCGGCTGTCCCGAAGGCCGCAAGCGTCAACTGCCGAATCTAGGTTCAATCAACCGTCGCACCAGCTGATCGCACAACCACGGCGAGCTTGTCGATCTCGCTGCGGATGAAAGCCTCGAATTCCTTGGGCGAACTGCCCACAGGCAGCATCACGTTGTCCAGCAGCTTCTGGCGAAGGTCGGGGTCGGCGAGCGCCTTTGCGGCCTCTCGGTGCAGTTTGTCGATGATGGGCTGCGGCGTTCCCGCGGGCGCGAGCAATCCCAGCCATCCCTCGAACCCGTAGCCCGGGACCGTTTCAGCCACTGTGGGAACGTCGGGCATGACCGGCGATCGCTTGTTGCTGGTGACGGCGATCGCTCGGAGCTTGCCGGCCTTCACCTGGGGGAGTGCGACAGGGATGCTTTCGAAGCTGACATCGATGTCGCCTCCGACGAGCGCTGCCACGGCCGGTGCGCTGCCCTTGTACGGGACATGCACGGTCTTGATCGCGGCGGCGGTGTCGAACAGCTCGCCTGCGAGGTGCATGGACGTTCCATTACCCGCGGAACCGCGGCTCAGGCCCTTGCCGGGCTTCTTGGCGTACGCCACCAGCTCCGGGACGTTTCGGACCGGAACCGCCGGGTTGACCACGACCACCATCGGATAGGACACCACCTCGGAGATCGGCGTGAAGTCCTTGATGGCGTCGTAGTTCAGCTTCTTGTAGAGAGACGGGTTGATGCCGTGGGTGCTGATCGAGCCCATCAGGATCGTGTAGCCGTCGGCGGGCGCGCGGGCGACCGTCTCCGACGCGATCACGCCGCCGCCGCCGCCGCGGTTCTCGACGACGAAAGTCGTGCCCATGCTCTTGCCCATGCGCTCGCCCAGCAGCCGAGCGACGATGTCCGTGGGACCACCGGCGGCCGCTCCGACGACAAGGCGCACGGGTTTGTTGGGGTAGGCGTCCTGCGCCGGGGCGGGCAGCGTTGCGGCACATGACGCCAGAGCGGCGACCTTGAGGATGTTGCGGATGGCTTGCAAGATGGGTCTCCTTCGATATTTGAGATCACTCGACTGCGGTGGCCGAGCCATCGGGGCGCTTCAGGCGGCGATGCCTTCAGGTCTCGGGCTGCACTGCGCCATGCAGGATGTGCCGGTTGAAGATCCAGGCGTCGTACTGCTTGCGGGTCTCGCCCAATTTGGAGTGCTTCAGATGCCAGTCGAGCGCGGCCTGGTCCTTCCATTCCTCGAAGAGGAAGACACGATCGTCCATGGGTGCGGACGGCGTGATGATCTTGAACTGCAGGCAGCCCTCTTCCTTGCGCGACTCGCGCGCGTGGTTCTGCATCACCGCGAGGAAGTCTTCGCGGTGGTGGGTCTTGATCGAGAACTCGACGATGAGGGAGATGGTCATGTGGTAGCTCCTGGGTTTCAATGCGCAAGCGCGGCGGATGCCGTCACTTGCCGGTAGCGGTCGATGCATGTCGCGACGACCTGCGCGGGATCGACGGCCCACCAGTCTTCCGAGAAGATCTCGATCTCGTAGGGGCCCGTGTACCCGTTCGCTTCGAACTGCCGCACCATCGCGGCGATATCGGCGACCCCGTCGCCGACCATGGCGCGGTCGGTCACCGGATGGCGCGTGGGAACGCGCC is drawn from Variovorax sp. PBS-H4 and contains these coding sequences:
- the ftsZ gene encoding cell division protein FtsZ translates to MAIEMIEIEEFNQGTQIKVIGVGGGGGNAVAHMIERRVQGVEFICANTDAQALQRSNAHKTIQLGTNGLGAGSKPEKGRDAAEAAVDDIRGAINGAHMLFITAGMGGGTGTGAAPVIARVAKEMGILTVGVVTKPFDWEGGRRMTNADSGLTELEANVDSLIVVLNEKLLDVLGEDVTQDEAFAHANDVLKNAVGGISEIINEYGGVNVDFEDVRTVMGEPGKAMMGTAAASGPDRARIAAEQAVACPLLEGIDLSGAKGVLVLVTASKNSLKLSESKLAMTTIRAFAAEDAHVIYGAAYDESLGDEMRVTVVATGLSRQDARRQAPTLEVIRTGTDNIPFGVPTLGGTMQGQPGQPNYDGMAVPSVWRTNRTMAAAKVDALSTGGMDDIEIPAFLRRQAD
- the lpxC gene encoding UDP-3-O-acyl-N-acetylglucosamine deacetylase, which encodes MLQQRTLKSITRAVGMGLHSGQRVELTLRPAPADAGIVFRRVDLPEPVEIPMRAESVTDTRLASTVSAKGAKVQTVEHLMSACAGLGIDNLLIDITADEVPILDGSASSFVFLLQSAGIELQNAPRRFIRVTRPVEVREGEGHELKWARLVPYHGYKLSFEIDFDHRVVNASGQRFEFDLGSGSYSRDIARARTFGFTKEVEYMRSRGLALGGGLDNAIVMDDTKVLNSGGLRYDDEFVKHKILDAMGDLYVIGRPLLAAYSAFRSGHALNNRLLRELLAQPDAYEIVSFDDQRQAPAGFAEVARAW
- a CDS encoding FAD-dependent oxidoreductase, with translation MRPANGTERHAPPPMGPDGPVLDIAVIGSGISGLSAAWLLGKRHQVTVFEADGRPGGHSNTVELPGQGAVAVDTGFIVYNEPAYPNLSALFAHLGVETDPTDMSFAVSLDGGALEYAGTNLRSLFAQRRNLLSPRFWSMLREVVRFYRQAPADAGSVGLMPLDAYLDLHGYGRAFREDHLYPMAAAIWSTSPARIGEYPTEAFVRFCENHQLLALGQRPAWRTVRGGSRRYVERLTKGLGRRLRLGSAAVQVQAGAGGVLVHTADRPTPERFDQVVIATHADQALRLLADADAKERRLLGAFRYTRNHAVLHGDSSVMPLRRKLWSSWNYTGARGVEEAPRVSYWMNRLQQLPGASALFLTLNPRDEPEQVFHTEVYEHPLFDAAAIRAQRELWSLQGRRGVWFCGAYFGAGFHEDGLQAGLAVAEALGDVRRPWRVADESGRIHRHAALARAS
- a CDS encoding sigma-70 family RNA polymerase sigma factor — encoded protein: MRIAPQPETTASGPAGLRAPWLSIVTKEERRGSVPTPEELNALFRAVALAGDRQAFAALFKHFAPRVKAYLMLCGTGEAVAEELTQETMVSLWRKAALFDPDRAGLSTWIFAIARNLRVDHLRRAGNRTVADEDDQASQIPDPLPALDEQVLARQRESRVRAAMSRLSQDQAHILRLSFFEEHPHARIAEELGLPLGTVKSRVRLAVSHLRRLLEGLEP
- a CDS encoding SAM-dependent methyltransferase; protein product: MSTSSPTPQDPSGLLDAMAAAKPCVAPLSALATRPLRHLVARLLGGLQYGTLSIELPDGERLEGRGAEAGPHASVVLHRWRPLLRLLLQGDIGLACSYRDGDWSSPDLAALLASGLCNEPSWAGSFEAALPARRLHRLRHLARRNTRRGSRENIAFHYDLGNDFYAQWLDPELVYSSGLYARGDESLEAAQAAKLDRILDLLALEADATVLEIGCGWGALAVAMAKRHRARVTGLTLSSQQLAHARQRAVEEGLSSRLDLRLQDYRDVGGQFDRIVSIEMLEAVGEGYWPLYFDTLRRRLKPGGVAVLQVITIADAHFDRYREAADFIQRFIFPGGMLPPEAALHAHARRAGMVIEKALSFGESYAATLVDWRERFLRAWPAIEKLGFDASFRRLWEYYLCYCEAGFRAGRVDVGLYRLSFRAGG
- a CDS encoding DUF1365 domain-containing protein; this translates as MSEHSALYSGSVVHRRLRPVVHRLRYRVFSLLLDLDELPQLAHRLRFFSLDRFNLFSLHQRDHGAGGDQGLRPYVEHQLQAAGLVAGGAIRLLAMPRILGYAFNPLSVYFCHHPDGGLQAILYEVNSTFGERHSYLIAVDEAQRPAGELTQHCAKRFHVSPFLALDMHYRFGIAAPQEDDERLRIAITASDGEGPVLTACFDARRRTLDDRQLLRAFVACPLLTLKVITAIHWEALRLWTKGLRLHRRPAAPERAVTVVNDKHP